From Myotis daubentonii chromosome 15, mMyoDau2.1, whole genome shotgun sequence, one genomic window encodes:
- the LOC132216063 gene encoding LOW QUALITY PROTEIN: upstream stimulatory factor 1-like (The sequence of the model RefSeq protein was modified relative to this genomic sequence to represent the inferred CDS: deleted 1 base in 1 codon) encodes GRRYEDFQRRARSLDVPPHRAVKGQQKTAETEEGTVQIQEGAVATGEDPTSVAIASIQSSATFPDPNVKYVFRTENGGQVIDVQGDQVSEGQLDGQTEGTGAISGYPATQSMTQAVIQGAFTSDDAVDTEGTAAETHYAYFPGTAVGDGAAGTTAGSAAAVVTTQGSEALLGQAAPPGPGQFFVMMSPQEVLPGGSQRSIAPRTHPYSPKPSEAPRTTRDEKRRAQHNEVERRRRDKINNWIVQLSKIIPDCSMESTKSGQRKGGILSKACDYIQELRQSNHRLSEELQGRDQLQLDNEVLRQQVEDLKNKNLLLRAQRRHHGVEVVIKNDSS; translated from the exons GGCAGGAGATACGAAGACTTCCAAAGAAGGGCCCGTTCCTTGGATGTGCCGCCTCACAGAGCGGTGAAGGGGCAGCAGAAAACAGCTGAGACGGAAGAGGGGACAGTGCAGATCCAGGAAGGTGCAGTGGCAACTGGGGAGGACCCAACCAGTGTGGCTATTGCCAGCATCCAGTCATCTGCCACCTTCCCTGACCCCAACGTCAAGTACGTCTTCCGAACTGAGAATGGGGGCCAGGTGATTGATGTACAGGGTGATCAGGTGTCTGAAGGGCAGCTGGATGGCCAGACCGAGGGGACTGGTGCCATCAGTGGCTACCCTGCTACTCAGTCCATGACCCAGGCGGTGATCCAGGGTGCGTTCACCAGTGACGATGCAGTTGACACAGAGGGGACGGCCGCTGAGACACACTACGCTTACTTCCCTGGCACTGCTGTGGGCGACGGGGCGGCAGGGACCACGGCAGGGAGTGCAGCGGCTGTTGTCACCACCCAGGGCTCGGAGGCACTGCTGGGACAGGCcgcccctcctggccccggtCAGTTCTTCGTGATGATGTCACCACAGGAAGTGCTGCCGGGAGGAAGCCAGCGCTCCATTGCCCCCAGGACCCACCCTTACTCCCCGAAGCCA TCAGAAGCTCCCCGGACGACGCGGGATGAAAAACGCAGGGCTCAGCATAATGAAGTGGAGCGGCGCCGCCGGGACAAGATCAACAACTGGATCGTGCAGCTGTCCAAGATCATTCCGGACTGCTCCATGGAGAGCACGAAGTcaggccagaggaaaggggggattCTCTCCAAAGCCTGCGATTACATCCAGGAGCTGCGGCAGAGCAACCACCGGTTGTCTGAGGAGCTGCAAGGGCGGGACCAGCTGCAGCTGGACAACGAAGTGCTTCGCCAGCAGGTGGAGGACCTCAAGAACAAGAACCTGCTGCTCCGCGCCCAGCGGCGGCACCATGGGGTGGAGGTGGTCATCAAGAATGACAGCAGCTGA
- the LOC132216020 gene encoding THO complex subunit 5 homolog — translation MSSESSKKRKPKEIPSDGAPAEGKRNRSDPEQEGKYYSEEAEVDLGDPGRDYELYKYTCQELQRLMAEIQDLKSRGSKDAAVDIEVDILGCVHFMTLKKLNGLAHIRVKKGRDQTHEAQQKVDACQLQLQNLLYELMHLQKEVTTCPEFKSKHEEIDLVSVEEFYQEAPPDVSKADITMGDPHQQTLARLDWELEQRKRLAEKYRESLSNKEKILKEIAVKKESLSSLQPLLNSIMQASLPVQEYLFMPFDQAHKQYETARHLPPPLYVLFVQATAYGQACDKTLSVAIEGSVDEAKALFKPQEESQDDQSDSDAEEEQTTKHWRPTLGVQLDDKRKEMLKRHPLSVMLDLQCQDDSVLHLTFYYLMNLNIMTVKGKVTTATELITPISASDLLSPDSVLSCLYPGDHGKKTPNPANQYQFDKVGILTLRDYVLDLGHPYLWVQKLGGLHFPKEQPQPTVIADHSLSSSHMETTMKLLKARVQSRLALHKQFASLEYGIVPVTSDCHYLFPAKVVSRLVKWVTIAHEDYVELHFTKDIVEAGLAADTNLYYMALVERGTAKLQAAVVLNPGYSSIPPIFQLCLNWKGEKTNSNDDNIRAMESEVNVCYKELCGPHPGHQLLTNQLQRLCMLLDVYLETEIHDDSVDGPKEFPQEKTCLRLFRGLGRMKPFTYHHPQGFFSHR, via the coding sequence ATGTCATCAGAGTCGAGCAAGAAGCGGAAGCCCAAGGAGATTCCAAGTGATGGAGCTCCAGCGGAAGGGAAACGGAATCGTTCTGACCCCGAGCAGGAAGGCAAATACTACAGTGAGGAGGCTGAGGTGGACCTGGGGGACCCCGGAAGAGACTATGAGCTGTACAAGTACACGTGCCAGGAGTTGCAGCGACTCATGGCCGAGATCCAGGACCTGAAGAGCAGGGGAAGCAAGGATGCGGCAGTTGACATTGAAGTTGACATCCTGGGCTGTGTTCATTTCATGACTCTAAAGAAGCTTAACGGATTAGCCCACATCAGGGTGAAGAAAGGACGAGATCAGACCCATGAGGCCCAGCAGAAAGTAGACGCCTGTCAGCTGCAGCTCCAGAACCTGTTGTATGAGCTGATGCACCTGCAGAAGGAGGTCACTACATGTCCGGAGTTCAAGTCAAAGCATGAAGAAATTGATCTGGTCAGTGTAGAGGAGTTTTATCAAGAGGCTCCTCCAGATGTCAGCAAGGCTGACATCACCATGGGAGACCCTCACCAGCAAACCCTTGCACGTCTGGATTGGGAGCTGGAGCAGCGGAAAAGGTTGGCGGAGAAGTACCGAGAGTCCCTCTCCAACAAGGAGAAGATCCTTAAGGAGATTGCAGTGAAGAAGGAATCCCTGAGCAGCCTCCAGCCTCTCCTGAACAGCATCATGCAGGCTTCCCTCCCGGTGCAAGAGTACCTGTTCATGCCTTTCGACCAGGCTCACAAACAGTATGAGACGGCCAGACACCTGCCGCCTcccctctatgtcctctttgtCCAGGCCACTGCGTATGGGCAGGCCTGTGATAAAACACTGTCTGTGGCGATCGAAGGCAGTGTGGACGAAGCCAAGGCCCTGTTTAAACCTCAGGAGGAATCCCAAGATGACCAGAGCGACTCGGATGCTGAGGAAGAGCAGACCACGAAACACTGGCGACCCACACTGGGAGTCCAGTTGGATGACAAACGCAAGGAGATGCTGAAGAGGCACCCGCTGTCTGTCATGCTGGACCTGCAATGCCAAGATGACAGCGTGCTTCACCTGACCTTTTACTATCTCATGAACCTCAATATCATGACAGTCAAAGGCAAAGTGACAACTGCCACGGAGCTGATCACCCCCATCAGTGCAAGTGACTTGCTGTCTCCTGACTCAGTCCTGAGCTGTCTGTATCCTGGGGATCATGGAAAGAAAACGCCAAATCCAGCCAATCAGTACCAGTTTGATAAAGTGGGCATCCTGACTTTGAGAGACTACGTCCTGGATTTAGGACACCCCTACTTGTGGGTACAGAAGCTGGGTGGCCTCCATTTCCCTAAAGAGCAGCCCCAGCCCACGGTGATCGCTGACCACTCGCTGAGCTCCAGCCACATGGAGACCACCATGAAACTGCTAAAGGCCAGAGTGCAGTCCCGCCTGGCCCTCCACAAACAGTTCGCGTCCCTGGAATACGGCATTGTACCCGTTACTAGTGATTGCCACTACCTCTTCCCTGCCAAGGTTGTCTCTCGCCTGGTGAAGTGGGTGACGATTGCCCATGAGGATTACGTGGAGCTGCATTTCACCAAAGACATTGTGGAGGCAGGCCTGGCTGCGGACACCAATCTCTACTACATGGCACTCGTGGAAAGGGGCACAGCCAAACTCCAGGCAGCTGTGGTGCTGAACCCCGGCTACTCCTCCATCCCACCCATTTTCCAGCTCTGTCTAAACTGGAAAGGGGAGAAAACCAACAGCAATGATGACAATATTCGGGCCATGGAGAGCGAAGTCAACGTGTGTTACAAGGAGCTGTGTGGGCCCCACCCCGGCCATCAGCTCTTGACCAACCAGCTGCAGCGCCTGTGCATGCTACTAGATGTCTACCTGGAGACCGAGATCCACGATGACAGCGTGGACGGGCCCAAGGAGTTTCCCCAGGAGAAGACGTGTCTGCGGCTTTTCAGGGGTCTCGGCAGGATGAAGCCGTTTACATATCACCACCCTCAGGGATTCTTCAGCCATCGCTGA